A genomic window from Gammaproteobacteria bacterium includes:
- a CDS encoding type II toxin-antitoxin system RelE/ParE family toxin — translation MVRNTRAISWVRAARKDFERFPAGTQLTIRRALTVVAEGQMADTAKPMKGLGSGVFEIALRYRTDAYRVVYAVQLAGAVWVVHTFQKKSKTGIKTPQRVSKKG, via the coding sequence ATGGTCAGAAACACGCGGGCGATCTCCTGGGTGCGGGCGGCGCGAAAAGACTTCGAGCGGTTCCCTGCCGGTACTCAGCTTACTATCCGCCGCGCCTTGACCGTTGTCGCCGAAGGCCAGATGGCGGATACGGCCAAGCCGATGAAGGGGCTTGGTTCTGGCGTGTTTGAAATCGCGCTACGCTATCGCACCGATGCCTACCGTGTCGTGTATGCAGTGCAGCTTGCCGGTGCAGTGTGGGTCGTGCATACGTTTCAGAAGAAATCAAAGACCGGTATCAAAACGCCTCAGAGGGTGTCTAAAAAGGGGTAG